A window from Cryptomeria japonica chromosome 1, Sugi_1.0, whole genome shotgun sequence encodes these proteins:
- the LOC131858149 gene encoding guard cell S-type anion channel SLAC1-like: MASKNSGLLGIGLGLILPIDKEIHSGHFHIFLGLYSQTVLSKTLDGDSTSFIHLPFKLPSHFTLGLWLLSLLSFLLISGAYILKAPVKAQPILWCIFMAPIIVLELKIYGQWVTKGKRSLTRTANPSTYLSVIGNFVVAQLATRVDWKKVAMFFFTMGLVHYAVVFVTLYERLSSDVIVSRKLSPVFFLFIAAPSSTSLTWQGISGSFYMIVRLNLYRDTMWRFSVI; this comes from the exons GACAAGGAGATCCATTCTGGtcattttcacatatttttgggcCTCTACAGTCAAACTGTTCTCTCGAAAACTCTGGACGGAGACTCTACGTCATTTATTCATTTACCTTTCAAGCTTCCAAGTCATTTCACACTGGGACTATGGTTGCTTTCTTTATTAAGCTTCCTCCTCATATCAGGAGCATATATTTTAAAAG CACCTGTTAAAGCACAACCGATACTGTGGTGCATATTCATGGCTCCAATCATAGTATTGGAGCTCAAAATCTATGGTCAATGGGTCACCAAAGGAAAAAGATCTCTTACAAGAACTGCAAATCCTTCCACATATTTATCAGTTATTGGAAACTTCGTGGTTGCTCAACTCGCAACAAGAGTGGATTGGAAGAAAGTTGCAATGTTCTTCTTTACCATGGGATTAGTTCACTATGCGGTTGTCTTCGTCACACTTTATGAGAGACTCTCCTCGGATGTCATAGTTTCTAGAAAGTTGTCACCTGTGTTCTTTCTATTTATTGCAGCTCCAAGCTCTACAAGCCTAACATGGCAGGGAATCTCAGGATCTTTCTATATG ATAGTGAGACTAAATTTATATCGAGATACGATGTGGAGATTTTCAGTGATTTGA